One window of Rhizobium leguminosarum genomic DNA carries:
- a CDS encoding exodeoxyribonuclease VII small subunit: MTDSAKPEVSGLSFEKAVAELESIVARLERGDVALDESIEIYERGEALKKHCETLLSAAENRIEKIRLDRAGKPQAVEPLDGA, from the coding sequence ATGACTGACAGCGCCAAGCCTGAGGTATCCGGCCTTTCCTTCGAAAAGGCGGTCGCCGAACTCGAAAGCATCGTCGCCCGGCTGGAACGCGGCGACGTGGCGCTGGACGAATCCATCGAGATCTATGAGCGCGGCGAAGCGCTGAAGAAACATTGCGAGACGCTGCTTTCGGCCGCCGAAAACCGCATCGAGAAGATCAGGCTCGACCGGGCCGGCAAGCCGCAGGCCGTCGAGCCGCTCGACGGGGCCTGA
- a CDS encoding SDR family NAD(P)-dependent oxidoreductase, which translates to MTDRLKGKAAIISGGATGMGGAASKLFAAEGARVAIIDRNGEAAAETVKQIREAGGEAECWTADVSDETAVNAAVAGVEARYGAVTVLFNHAGTIVIKPFLETTVDEWDWLHAVNVRSMFLMTRAVLPKMIASGGGSIVCTSSISAVAATPMEVLYDTTKGAVHMFARAIAVEFRDRNIRCNAVCPGFIRTPHGLREVADLQALGVDVSDAAIAAQQGRIGEPEDVARAALYLASDESNFVNGAHLFVDNGFTAI; encoded by the coding sequence ATGACGGACAGATTGAAGGGCAAGGCCGCCATTATCTCAGGCGGCGCGACCGGCATGGGCGGCGCCGCCTCGAAGCTCTTTGCGGCGGAAGGCGCGCGTGTCGCCATCATCGACCGCAACGGAGAAGCGGCGGCCGAAACCGTCAAGCAGATCCGTGAGGCCGGCGGTGAAGCCGAATGCTGGACGGCCGATGTCTCTGATGAAACCGCCGTCAATGCCGCCGTTGCAGGTGTGGAAGCCCGTTACGGTGCGGTGACCGTGCTTTTCAATCACGCCGGCACGATCGTCATCAAACCTTTCCTGGAAACGACCGTCGACGAATGGGACTGGCTGCATGCCGTCAATGTGCGCTCGATGTTCCTGATGACCAGGGCGGTGTTGCCGAAGATGATTGCGAGCGGCGGTGGATCGATCGTCTGCACCTCGTCGATCTCGGCGGTCGCCGCCACGCCGATGGAAGTGCTCTACGACACGACCAAGGGCGCAGTGCATATGTTTGCCCGTGCCATCGCGGTGGAATTCCGCGACCGCAATATCCGCTGCAACGCCGTCTGCCCCGGTTTCATCCGCACCCCGCATGGCCTGCGCGAGGTAGCCGACCTGCAGGCGCTCGGCGTCGATGTGTCCGATGCCGCCATCGCCGCGCAGCAGGGGCGGATCGGCGAGCCCGAAGACGTGGCGCGGGCCGCCCTTTATCTTGCCAGCGACGAGTCGAACTTCGTCAACGGCGCCCATTTGTTCGTCGACAACGGCTTTACGGCGATCTGA
- a CDS encoding PhzF family phenazine biosynthesis protein: MQHNTSKYKFQQVDVFSSQPLKGNPLAVVVGADALTDSQMASFANWTNLSETTFLLPPTTGDADYRVRIFTPARELPFAGHPTLGSCHVWLASGGKSKGSEVVQECEAGLIRIRQDGARLAFAAPDLNRRGPVEPEIMAHIVKGLHLAEDAIVDANWVDNGPGWLAVLLRSREDVLALRPDFGVISGLRVGVVAPWNAGEYGRDADFEVRAFTAAGFEDPVTGSLNAGLAQWLIGSGIAHPTYVASQGTVLGRAGRVHVEQVGGEIWIGGAVTSCIEGTAIL; encoded by the coding sequence GTGCAGCACAACACGTCGAAATATAAATTCCAGCAGGTCGATGTCTTCTCCTCCCAGCCACTGAAGGGTAATCCTCTTGCCGTCGTCGTTGGTGCGGACGCATTGACCGACAGCCAGATGGCCTCCTTCGCCAATTGGACCAATCTCAGCGAGACGACGTTTCTTCTCCCGCCGACAACCGGGGATGCGGACTATCGCGTCCGCATTTTTACGCCGGCCCGCGAGCTTCCATTCGCAGGGCACCCCACCTTGGGGAGCTGTCACGTATGGTTGGCGTCGGGGGGCAAATCCAAGGGAAGCGAGGTCGTGCAGGAGTGCGAAGCAGGTCTTATCCGCATTCGTCAGGACGGTGCCCGGCTCGCCTTCGCCGCCCCGGATCTCAACCGCCGCGGACCGGTGGAACCAGAGATTATGGCGCACATCGTCAAGGGATTGCATCTGGCGGAAGATGCCATCGTCGATGCGAACTGGGTGGACAACGGCCCGGGCTGGCTTGCGGTGCTGCTGCGCTCGCGGGAGGACGTCCTGGCGTTGCGCCCGGATTTCGGCGTCATATCCGGATTGCGGGTCGGCGTCGTCGCGCCATGGAATGCCGGGGAATATGGGCGTGACGCCGATTTCGAGGTCCGTGCCTTTACCGCCGCCGGTTTTGAAGACCCCGTCACCGGCAGCCTGAATGCCGGCCTCGCCCAATGGCTGATCGGAAGCGGCATCGCGCACCCGACCTATGTTGCCAGTCAAGGCACGGTTCTAGGGCGAGCAGGCCGCGTCCATGTGGAACAGGTTGGTGGCGAAATCTGGATTGGCGGGGCTGTGACAAGCTGCATCGAAGGCACCGCCATCCTTTAG
- a CDS encoding pirin family protein, with product MSFFPGKDPLPGDAFACDAIENLIIPRTSDIGGFQVRRALPTRQRRLVGPFIFFDRMGPAILKPNEALDVKPHPHIGLSTVTYLFDGEIRHRDSLGTEKVIRPGDINLMTAGRGIVHSERTPDNLRGHPLLMSGLQTWLALPDDKEEIDPAFAHTEKSEMPLIETPGVRGRVVIGSFEGMTSPVGVFSDTLYVDLSLQPGATFPFGAAHEERAVYVLSGEVVISGDRFAADQLLVFRPGDQITLEAGSDGCHLMLFGGAALNSKRYIWWNFVSSSKERIEKAKEEWRSGRFDIVPGDEEEFVPLPER from the coding sequence ATGTCCTTCTTTCCCGGTAAAGATCCCCTGCCCGGCGATGCCTTCGCCTGCGATGCGATCGAGAACCTGATCATTCCGCGCACCAGCGATATCGGCGGGTTCCAGGTGCGGCGGGCGCTGCCCACCCGGCAGCGGCGGCTGGTCGGCCCGTTCATCTTCTTCGACCGCATGGGGCCGGCGATCCTGAAGCCCAACGAGGCGCTCGACGTGAAGCCGCATCCGCATATCGGCCTGTCGACGGTCACCTATCTCTTCGACGGCGAGATCCGCCATCGCGACAGCCTCGGCACCGAAAAGGTCATCCGTCCCGGCGATATCAACCTGATGACGGCAGGTCGCGGCATCGTGCATTCGGAGCGCACGCCCGACAATCTGCGCGGCCATCCGCTGCTGATGTCGGGGCTGCAGACCTGGCTGGCGCTGCCCGACGACAAGGAGGAGATCGATCCCGCTTTCGCTCATACGGAAAAGTCTGAAATGCCCCTGATCGAGACTCCAGGCGTGCGTGGGCGCGTGGTCATCGGCTCGTTCGAAGGCATGACATCGCCGGTCGGGGTTTTCTCCGACACGCTCTATGTCGATCTCAGCTTGCAGCCGGGCGCGACGTTTCCCTTCGGCGCGGCGCATGAAGAGCGCGCCGTCTACGTGCTCTCGGGCGAGGTCGTCATCTCAGGCGACCGTTTCGCCGCCGACCAGCTGCTGGTCTTCAGGCCGGGCGATCAGATCACGCTCGAAGCCGGCAGCGATGGCTGCCACCTGATGCTGTTTGGCGGTGCGGCGCTCAATTCGAAACGCTATATCTGGTGGAATTTCGTCTCTTCTTCGAAGGAGCGGATCGAAAAGGCCAAGGAGGAATGGCGCAGCGGCCGCTTCGATATCGTTCCGGGTGACGAGGAGGAATTCGTGCCTTTGCCGGAGAGGTGA